GGTTTCCAAGTATCAGCATTAGTCAGCTTTTAGGGACCCCAAAAATTGCGCCGGGATTTCGATTTCGACGACTTGTTCTTCAAAAAGTACACGGTACGCTTTTGCATCTGGTCGTGAGCTGACAACTTTATATAATTCAAGCTCCTTATAATGAACAGCAACCCCATCATCTAACGCAATCCCTGCTTGTATACTGCTAGTTTCAACAAGCTTCTGATACGCAGGCCTTCTGTCCGCCTCACCATCATAATGTGGACAACAGCTCCCATTTAAAAATCCCAGGCATTTAATTGGTTCGAGTCCATCCCCAAATGAATCGGTCACACCTTCATCAAACCAACAAATCGCACCGGCACTAATGCCTGCTAAAATGACACCTTCGTTCCATGCTTTTTTTAAAATCCTATCTAGGTCCCATTCCTTCCACAAAGCTAACAGATTTTTCGTATTGCCACCGCCAACATAAATAATATCTTGTAGTAAAATAAAGCGCTCTAGGTCGCGCGTAGGCGGTGAAAATAATGACAGGTGAGAAGGGTGACAGTTTTGCTCGTTAAAAAAATCATAGAATCTTTTAATATAGTTGTCAGCATCACCACTAGCAGTAGGTATAAAGCAAATTTTCGGTTTCACTTTATCCACTTGGTTTAAGATATATAGATCTAATAATGGATTGTCCGGTTCCATGGAAAAACCGCCACCACCCATTGCAATAATTTGTCTCATTATGATTCCTCCAAGTTTTAAGTCGTGAACATTTCTTAAAAATCATGCAACTGCCTTATAAAATCCACCCGCACATACGTCTTGTCATACGTCGTGCCATCTTCATAATAGTAGATGGCACTTTTTTCGTATGGTTCACAAATGGCGTTGTAGCCAAGGTTGGTCACGAGCTGT
The sequence above is a segment of the Solibacillus sp. FSL H8-0523 genome. Coding sequences within it:
- a CDS encoding Type 1 glutamine amidotransferase-like domain-containing protein, with translation MRQIIAMGGGGFSMEPDNPLLDLYILNQVDKVKPKICFIPTASGDADNYIKRFYDFFNEQNCHPSHLSLFSPPTRDLERFILLQDIIYVGGGNTKNLLALWKEWDLDRILKKAWNEGVILAGISAGAICWFDEGVTDSFGDGLEPIKCLGFLNGSCCPHYDGEADRRPAYQKLVETSSIQAGIALDDGVAVHYKELELYKVVSSRPDAKAYRVLFEEQVVEIEIPAQFLGSLKAD